The genomic stretch CAGCCCGGCGCTCCTCCTCAGGGTTGCCTGCCACGTCCGTCATCACCTGGGAGGAAGCGACGGGGTCAGCCCTGAGCCCGGACCCCCTCCGGCCCGCGTGTGACAACATTTATTGTCTTCCCAATATGCTTGTCTTCCATCCAGTGCTCCCTGAGTCCCCTTCACCTTGAGGTCCCGGCTCTGGGAGCGGAGCAGGTCTTGGATGTAGCCTTTGGGGTCTCTGGAGAAGCTTAGCATGAAGTCCCTCTGGATCTTGAGCTGGTTTATGGACTCAATCGTCTCATGGATCTGCAGGTAGAAAGACAGACGCTTTCACCTGGCCATGGGGATGTGGGGGAGGCGGGAAGGGGGGGGATTTGCTGCGTCCCTTTGAAGGACAGTCCCTCAGGTCCCTGACGCCTCTGCAGCCCCAgagaatgggggatgggcagagctCCGAGTAGCGAGGGGAGGgccacgtgccccccccccccccaatctctccATGGGCCTATGCTCTCGTCTGTTGTCTGTATTTTGTCATTTCCGGGTTAATGTCCCACTCCAGCTCTGGGCTCGGGCCCCACCTTACTGTCCAGAGCGCTGATCTCCTGCTGGTTGGCCGTGGACAGAAGGAAGCTGCTCATCTGTCCCTTCAGGGGCTCCTCCACCTCCACATCAATGTCATAGCACGCCGTCTTCTTCTGGTCCGACGGGTCCACGCTGCCAGGGAAGTCCAGGCCTTGGTGTCCGTGCTGCTGCCACAGAggccaggggccccaggggcagactggtggggggtgggggtggggagagggagggcaggacgGCAATGACTCCCTGGGCTGAGGAGCAAGCTGGGGCCTCACCTGATGACGTGGTTGATGACAATTGGGTCAGGGGGCAACAGCAGAGCTGTGAGGCGCTGGGGAATCTCAGAAAACTTCAGCCGGGGGCAATCAAAAATCTGaagtaggagagagggagagagagagagagagacaccactCTCGTCTGCTTGAAAAGAGCAGAACTACAGTCCTAGAGCCTTCCATTCTGGGAAGGCAACGCTATGAGCCAGTCTAACTCCTCTCCTGGGGCCGGGACTAAGGTGTCTGGGGGTGGAGTGCGGAcacagaggtgggtgggggccgTGCAGTGGTTGGAAGCATGGGCCCTGGGCCGGGGGCCGTGGTGCAAATCCTGCCTCTTCCCATTAACAGTGCAACCTTGAGCCCGTCCCCTAAATTCGGGGGCCTCGGTGTCTTCATCTCTAAAGCGGGTATGGTCATGGTACCTGTCTGCCAGGGCGGCTGTGAGGACCAAATGTGATCCACGTTAAGTGCCCGCGagcatgcctggcacatggcgAGTGCTCAATAAACACCAACTGTTACTTTGCTCCTCGAGTTTATCTGCTGTGTTTATTCAAAAAGTAGTATTAACAATAATCTCTACTTTGGTAGAGCCTGGATCCGGGACTAGAGCCCAGGGCCCCTAACTCCAAGTGCCAAGACTATCATATTCCCCAAACTGTTGGCCTCTTAACGTTCCTGGCTTGGTTAAATCTAGAAGTGTGTGCGAGCGTTGCCTTAGTAAAGGCACTTCCCCTACTGGTGCCTCTGCCTGCTCCCCACACCCCTGCGGTCAGGAGAGAGGGTACCTGCTGGAAATATTTGTCCCCGTTGATGTATTCCTTGTCATGTGAGTCCTGCAGCCTGTTGGTTTTCACATACTGCCACAGGGCCTGCACGATGGCGGAGCGGCTCTGTGTGTGCAACCCCAGCAGCCGGGCCAAGCGGGGATCCAGTTTGAATTGGGGAGGCTGAGAAAAGATGgccatgaaaattaaatgagagagaggaagtggaaagAGCTCAAGGCCAGGCAGCCTGGGGCCGGCGGGGACGTGGTGATTGGGCCCTAGGAAGGATGTTTCTGGAGAAGGTGAGGCAAGGAAGAGAACGGGGTCTCCCAGGGAACACTCCGAAGACAAAGGGCATGGGGGGCCCGAGGGCCTCATGGcaggggggtaggggtgggggcagagacctGGTAGTCCAGCATGAGAAGCAGCGTGCATCGTACGCTCAGGTCCCCCGGCCTCTTCACCTGGAAGCCGTCCGTCTCCTGGGTCGTGGGTGTGCGGTGCCACTGCCCGGGGcggaggcggggagaggggggagagctGGGTCACCTCTGAGGCCCATCTGGGGCGGGGGGGCCAGGGTCCCAGGGTGGTCCCTGGCCCACATCTGTGCGGCCGGTGAGACCGTTGTCTGTGGAAAGGTGGCAGTTCCAGGGCAAAAGAGGTCTGGGTCTTACCTCAACTAGGTGGTTGTCAGGGCCATAAAGGTCTTTGTCCAGCTCAATGACCAAACTCTTGAAGAAGGAAGAGAACTTCCGCTTCTGCTTGCTGGGCTGTGGGAGAGGAACAGGGACCGTGGGGGCAGGACAGGGACTGTGGGGGCAGGATGCGTTGGGAACGGGTGGGGCTGGTCGGGTAGGGCGGCATGGTTAGAAGCAGGCCTCTGCCCCCAGAATGGCTCTTTAGGCCACCCACCCCTGGCCAGGGCTGACTCCCTAACCCATAGTGCCCACAGCTCGTTCTGTCCTCAGCTCGGCCCCATACCCACCCCAGGACACCTGGAGAGACCTGGGCCAGGACGTACGTCATCCAGGAGCTTCCCCTCCACCCGCAGCTCCCAGGAGGCGATGCTGCCATCGGAATCTTCAGCATCGGGCTTCGCAGGGTTAAACGTATTGGAGATATAAAGACGCAGCTTCCGCTTTTGCTGTAGAAATAAAGAGTGTAGTACAGAGCAAACGCCGCGTGTTCCCACTCCCGGGGCAGTCCCGCTCTCCGTTCTTACAACAGGGCCTAAagccctcttcctgcccccaaaTCAAGACACCTTCATCGGCCTCTTCAGAGCCTCTTGGATGTCCACCCGCTTCCGCATGATGGTTTGATCTAGTTTCCTCTCAAATGCCAGGAGGTCCATATAAGCCTGGGACTCGGGGACCAGCTCCCGGATCTGGAAGAGAAGGAGCGAGGGGCTCAGCCAACCTTGGAGGCTGACCGTGCTTGTCACGCGGTCCCAGGGTACGAAGAGCAAAGAGCGTCGAGGAGAGCTGGCCAGGCTCAGGGCACGGAACTTTGAGAGTGCAAACGGGGACTTCTCCCCGGGACTGCACATCCAGCAGAAAGGACCTGGACATCTAAGCATAAAAAAACGGCTTCTCCCTCTAGAGAGGTCCCTGCATTTCTTCACTAGGGGAGGCCAGAGCGGCCACGGAGCCCAGCCACTAGGGCCTCACCTCCTCATCCTTTCCCTTGTCACATGGCCTCTGGGCCTTCCTTGGGTGTCTGCAAAGTGGCTAGGACCCTGGGGTCCTTGGGACAGAGGACGTGGCTGCTTGCCTCTGCCCTGGTGCCTCACCTTGTCACTCCACCTGGCGTCTCAACCATAAGCCCCCACACCTAGCTTGGCTTGGGTTCACTTCTGATGCTTCCGCTCCCTCCACTCCTCTGCCAGCCTTTCGTCCCCTAGCTCTTGTGCCCTCTTTGTCCCACACCTTTATGTCCACGGACCCGCTGGAATTCAGTCCACTGCGCCCCCGGGGCCCAGGACgctgccccccccttcccccatggctccgccccttccctctgccccaccccctccctctggccAGGGAGCCCCACTTCTTAATGAGCTTTTTAAACAAACAGTGGAAGTGACTGGGCCGCTGCAGCTCTGCtcctgaggggggaggggaagcagcccagggtggggaggggggcggtggggggagaggaggcagagcggcaaagggcggggggtgggctgggggctgctGTGAAAGGCACTCACCCTTTGAGGGAGGATTTTGTCAGCCATCTTCCTCCTCTTGGcactgtacattttttaaagaaaaaaccagGTTACCATGGCGACAGATCTGGGAGTAACGAGGCCACCTGCTAAATTATCCCGACATCTCCACCCGCCTAGCTGGGGTTCCCACAGCCCGCTTGTCCGCCCGCCCAAGGGGCGACGGCAGTGGGTCTGGCATGGCGCTAAGTCCTCTTGCGGGGAGCAGACGCGGTCCCGTCCCTTCTCTAGCCTGGGAGCCCCTTTCCACCCCACCACACCCGCAGGCCAGAGAAATTTAGACttaggaggggtgggggtgggggagctgcaAAAGTGTTTGAGAAAGGCTAcagagggggaggacagaggagagggaggagggattcTGAGGACTTTCCCTTTCTGTGAAGCAGGGGTGCACAGTCCAAGGTGGCCTGAGCTCGGAGGGAGGGGACCGCCGACACGCTACCGCATCCCTGAAACAGGAGGTGAAggctgagctggggggggggggacttgtaCCCCTGGCACCCTGGGCTTGGAAGGGGCTTGACGGGCAGGGAGTGCTCATGCCCTTGGATCACCTGCCAACAGGCTCCAGAAACAGCCCCACAGGGATccggagagagagagtgctctcTTGTGGGGCACGACTGTGGGCTGAACCTGGGGTGGCAGCGGGGACACGGACTCTTCCTGACCCGCTAGCTGCTTCTGATTCCCAAGAGCACCCCAGGAAATCCTTGGCGAGGTGAGATTAGAACTCAGCCCGGAGGACGGCTCCGTACTGCCCTTGCGTGGTGTTCACCACTGCCTCCTCCTGTCCAAAAACCTCTTCTAAGGCCAGGTAAGCACCTTTCACAAAAGGTCTGATTTGTTTTGAAGAAACGGTCTACGTGAAATTCTCCGTTCATACAAGACAAACCAGGAACGCGCGTACTGTGTAAGAGCATGATTCACGTTGCAAAAGAATTCATCATGGGATTCCTATAAATGGTGAATTTTCCTTGatgtgtaaaaaatatttaataatgaggTAAGATCCGTATTACTCCTTTTATAGGACTCCATCTGGTGTGCAAAGGGAAGCATGTGTGTTTGGTTAAATAGTGAAACCCAGAGGGGCATCTCTCTTGCCAGACACCAGCAGGGGCTTTTGGGGTGACACCAGCTGGCTCAGACGGGG from Prionailurus viverrinus isolate Anna chromosome A2, UM_Priviv_1.0, whole genome shotgun sequence encodes the following:
- the SMARCD3 gene encoding SWI/SNF-related matrix-associated actin-dependent regulator of chromatin subfamily D member 3 isoform X2, whose amino-acid sequence is MTPGLQHPPAVVQRPGMPSGARMPHQGAPMGPPGSPYMGSPAVRPGLAPAGMEPARKRAAPPPGQSQAQSQGQPVPTAPARSRSAKRRKMADKILPQRIRELVPESQAYMDLLAFERKLDQTIMRKRVDIQEALKRPMKQKRKLRLYISNTFNPAKPDAEDSDGSIASWELRVEGKLLDDPSKQKRKFSSFFKSLVIELDKDLYGPDNHLVEWHRTPTTQETDGFQVKRPGDLSVRCTLLLMLDYQPPQFKLDPRLARLLGLHTQSRSAIVQALWQYVKTNRLQDSHDKEYINGDKYFQQIFDCPRLKFSEIPQRLTALLLPPDPIVINHVISVDPSDQKKTACYDIDVEVEEPLKGQMSSFLLSTANQQEISALDSKIHETIESINQLKIQRDFMLSFSRDPKGYIQDLLRSQSRDLKVMTDVAGNPEEERRAEFYHQPWSQEAVSRYFYCKIQQRRQELEQSLVVRTT
- the SMARCD3 gene encoding SWI/SNF-related matrix-associated actin-dependent regulator of chromatin subfamily D member 3 isoform X3; the encoded protein is MPSGARMPHQGAPMGPPGSPYMGSPAVRPGLAPAGMEPARKRAAPPPGQSQAQSQGQPVPTAPARSRSAKRRKMADKILPQRIRELVPESQAYMDLLAFERKLDQTIMRKRVDIQEALKRPMKQKRKLRLYISNTFNPAKPDAEDSDGSIASWELRVEGKLLDDPSKQKRKFSSFFKSLVIELDKDLYGPDNHLVEWHRTPTTQETDGFQVKRPGDLSVRCTLLLMLDYQPPQFKLDPRLARLLGLHTQSRSAIVQALWQYVKTNRLQDSHDKEYINGDKYFQQIFDCPRLKFSEIPQRLTALLLPPDPIVINHVISVDPSDQKKTACYDIDVEVEEPLKGQMSSFLLSTANQQEISALDSKIHETIESINQLKIQRDFMLSFSRDPKGYIQDLLRSQSRDLKVMTDVAGNPEEERRAEFYHQPWSQEAVSRYFYCKIQQRRQELEQSLVVRTT
- the SMARCD3 gene encoding SWI/SNF-related matrix-associated actin-dependent regulator of chromatin subfamily D member 3 isoform X1, translating into MAADEVAGGARKATKSKLFEFLVHGVRPGMPSGARMPHQGAPMGPPGSPYMGSPAVRPGLAPAGMEPARKRAAPPPGQSQAQSQGQPVPTAPARSRSAKRRKMADKILPQRIRELVPESQAYMDLLAFERKLDQTIMRKRVDIQEALKRPMKQKRKLRLYISNTFNPAKPDAEDSDGSIASWELRVEGKLLDDPSKQKRKFSSFFKSLVIELDKDLYGPDNHLVEWHRTPTTQETDGFQVKRPGDLSVRCTLLLMLDYQPPQFKLDPRLARLLGLHTQSRSAIVQALWQYVKTNRLQDSHDKEYINGDKYFQQIFDCPRLKFSEIPQRLTALLLPPDPIVINHVISVDPSDQKKTACYDIDVEVEEPLKGQMSSFLLSTANQQEISALDSKIHETIESINQLKIQRDFMLSFSRDPKGYIQDLLRSQSRDLKVMTDVAGNPEEERRAEFYHQPWSQEAVSRYFYCKIQQRRQELEQSLVVRTT